tctctctccatccttccctctctctccatccttccctctctctccatccttccctctctctccatccttccctctctctccatccttccctctctctctctccatccttccctctctctccatccttccctctctctccatccttccctctctctccatccttctccctctctccatccttccctctctctccatccttccctctctctccatccttctctctctctccatccttccctctctctccatccttccctctctctccatccttccctctctctccatccttccctctctctctctccatccttccctctctctccatccttccctctctctccatccttccctctctctctctccatccttccctctctctccatccttccctctctctccatccttccctctctctccatccttccctctctctctctccatccttccctctctctccatccttccctctctctccatccttccctctctctccatccttccctctctctccatccttccctctctctccatccttccctctctctccatccttccctctctctccatccttccctctctctccatccttccctctctctccatccttccctctctctccatccttccctctctctccatccttccctctctctccatcctcccctctctctctctctctctctctctccccacccctctctctctctctctctctctctctccccttccccctctctctctctctctccccttccctctctctcccgcttctctctctctctctctctccctctcccccttctctccctctcccccttctctccctctctccctctccccttctctctctccccttctctctctctctccctctctctctctctttccctctccccttctctttctctctctctctccctctccccttctctttctctcgttccacttgcccctctctctttctctctcgttcccccctctctctcttgctctctgtcgtTCTTGCTCTCCCTCTGGAGGTTGGAAATTGAGCACCAGATGCACCATTACTCCTTTATCCTGCCACTGGCACTTGATTAAACTGGATGGCTGGTCCATGTGGTTGCCATGGCAGCACTCCCAGGAGTTAGTTGTGTGATACATGGAGCGGAACCTGTTTAAAGCAGCATTTTCAAACTGCGTAGCTCAGAGTTAGTTAATAAACTAGTCGACTGGCAAACACGTAAAATAACAATACTGGTTTAAGGTAATTTCAGCCTGCAATAATGCTAAGCTGCACTGTGGGCCCCAACTGTTCCTGGAATAGGCTGAGCTGTAACAGCTAACTGgagctcgtctctctctctctctctctgtctgcagcTTTTCTCGATTGTTGTTTTCGGATCGATTGTCAATGAAGGGTATATGAACCGACCCACAGAAGTGGAACAACACTGCATCTTCAACCGGAATCCCAATGCTTGTAACTATGGCATCACCATCGGTGTGCTGGCCTTCTTTGGATGCATGGCCTTCCTCGCGCTCGACGCCTATTTTCCACAAATAAGCAGCGTGAAAGACCGGAAAAAGGTGGTTCTGGGAGACATTGGATTTTCAGGTCGGTGTTTTCTCTCGCAGGAAACCGTGGGATCACAAATGGGCTGAGGGAAATCACCTCCAGATGTTCAATTCAAcaagtgtcagccttggctcagtgggtaacattcTCATCTCTGAAGgttgtgctcaagtctccagTCCAGAGAAGTGAGCACAAACTCCATCCTGATATTCTCGGTgcccatactgagggagtgctgcattgtcagaggagccACCTTTCAAATGAGTCTTTAAATCTAGCCATTATCTTTCTTTAAAACCGACTATTTGAAAATTATCACGTTGCTTTTGTGGCAGCTTGCAATGTACAAATTGGGTGCCAGTTTTCCAACATTgcaatgactacactttaaaTACCTCACTGGTTAGAAAAAGATTTGAATCATTGTGGAAAGTGCTAGAGAAATGTAATGAATTTCCtcgctctttctctttcactctcttctGCCCCTCCCGCCGGCCCAGgggctccccccaccccgccggcccagcgccccccccaccctggcccaggggctctcccctctcccgctaGCCCAGCTCTCTGACTGGGTACTGAGTTGATGTTCTTGGGGATGATAGTGCCTGAGGGACCCTTTCAGTACCCcttcaccaccccctcacccccatctcccacctAGAGGCTGCAATTtacaatgagtgcagctcctgaaTGATAAGTTACATTTTCCTTTATTATTCTACTCCCAACAGCATTGTGGTCCTTCCTGTGGTTTGTGGGATTCTGTTTCCTGACCAACCAGTGGCAAGCTACAGACCTGGAAGCAGATGACCCATTAAAGGAAGGAGCAGACGCTGCTCGAGctgccatcaccttcaccttcttcTCGATCTTCACCTGGGTAAGTCACTGATAGATTCTGGTTTTACTCTCCTGCACTCTGGCAGGAGGAGCAGAGCGATAGCGGAGTGGGTTTGTCGCTGTTgccttcactccctctcccaactccccacaccccctccccagtcCTGTCCCTTGACCTGGGGTCAAATCCGAACCCAGACAGTGGAGGATTGACCATCCCTTGTCCATTGAACTTGGAGGCTTGGATTAGGCTTTGGGGACCAGTCTTCATTCAGTCCCTATTTGGTAGAGACCCAATGAGGCAAACTAGCCCTAATTCTGCGCTTGGCGGGGATTTTGTAAGGCCTTACAGCCAGCCTTCTTAAATTCCAGCAAGCGTTGGGGTTGCAGCTCCAACTTTTTGGGCTTCAATTATcaaactgagcaccacagaatcacCCTGTCATCTCACTTCTGGACAATGTTGGAAGtggcacgggggggggggggcgtggtatCTGAACCTGGGGAGTGAGATACTTTGCATAAAGGGagtttcctctgtatctaaccccatgctgtacctgccctgggagtgtttgatggggacggtgtagagggagctttactctgtatctaaccccgtgctgtacctgtcctgggagtgtttgatggggacagtgtagagggggctttactctgtatctaaccccgtgctgtacctgtcctgggagtgtttgatggggacggtgtagagggagctttactctgtatctaaccccgtgctgtacctgtcctgggagtgtttgatggggacagtgtagagggagctttactctgtatctaaccctgtgctgtacctgtcctgggagtgtttgatggggacagtgtagagggagctttactctgtatctaaccccgtgctgtacctgtcctgggagtgtttgatggggacggtgtagagggagctttactctgtatctaaccccgtgctgtacctgtcctgggagtgtttgatggggacggtgtagagggagctttactctgtatctaaccccgtgctgtacctgtcctgggagtgtttgatggggacagtgtagagggagatttactctgtatctaaccccgtgctgtgcctgtcctgggagtgtttgatggggacggtgtagagggagatttactctgtatctaaccccgtgctgtgcctgtcctgggagtgtttgatggggacagtgtagagggagctttactctgtatctaaccccgtgctgtacctgtcctgggagtgtttgatggggacagtgtagagggagctttactctgtatctaaccccatgctgtgcctgtcctgggagtgtttgatggggacagtgtagtgggagatttactctgtatctaaccccgtgctgtgcctgtcctgggagtgtttgatggggacagtgtagtgggagatttactctgtatctaaccccgtgctgtgcctgtcctgggagtgtttgatggggacagtgtagtgggagatttactctgtatctaaccccgtgctgtgcctgtcctgggagtgtttgatggggacagtgtagagggagatttactctgtatctaaccccgtgctgtacctgtcctgggagtgtttgatggggacggtgtagagggagatttaccctgtatctaaccccgtgctgtacctgtcctgggagtgtttgatggggacagtgtagagggagatttactctgtatctaaccccgtgctgtgcctgtcctgggagtgtttgatggggacagtgtagagggagatttactctgtatctaaccccgtgctgtgcctgtcctgggagtgtttgatgtgaccATGTCCTGCTCACTATTCCGTAATGACATCGGGAAAAACTCCTGCATGCTGGGAGGCCTGGCAGGACTGGGCTGGGGTGTGATGGCCCTTGCAGCCAAATATCCCACAAAGGTTCCTCGTCTGCCTTCACATCTCAGGTGCTGGATGGCAGTCAATGGATCCAGCAGCTCCAGAGGAGCGGGAGGATTGCAAATAAGTAATGACATCTTGTCGTCTAATTCTTGGTGTGCACCAAGACACAGTAAGCAGAGAATGCTTATTCTGACGGTTTGATATTTTCAGCTTCTGTGTTGATCCTACACGTGCCAAGACATGTAGCCTGTGTATAAATCTGACCTCCCTAATCTCTGATACCTCCTATGTGTTTCACCCAATTCCCACATCTTCCTTTTCCAGGGTTATTTGGTCCTCTTTGCCATGGATCGATTAAAGGACATCACCTTCACAGAGGAATACAATAAATTGTTCCCAACACAGTCAACCCCTCCTCTCGCGTAACTGCACCATCCTGCACAGCTTTCAAACACTCAGTCTCTTTGGGGCAGGGGCTGAACACCACATGAGCTGTTAGACTATCTGGCTTACCAGAGCAGCTTTGTCTTCTGCTGCTGTAACTCTTGATTGTGGCGACTAATCTGATTAACAAGGGAGAAAGTGATTTTGATTTTCTCACCTGTAGAGATCAGCAGGTGCAGCTTCTGTGTTTTGCCCCCCTCTcgatccctgtctctctctggcagGCCGTTGACtgtcagtcagtatgtgtgaTGTCAAAGATGCTCAGGAACCCTCAGAATCAGCTCACAGTTGTCTTCCTGTCTCGTCACCATCCCACATTTTCTGCTGCTGCATTTAGCCCCTGTCGCCtgcaccaccactgccccccccaacactctGCTGGTTGTAACTGACTTTATTTAACACACATCATCATTTCAGTTCAAAATTACTTTATTTCTGTGAACAGGAAGCAGTCGATGACTCCTCATCCTTTTACGGAAAAGGAATTCCATCCCTTTTCTGCTTTCTGAGTTGCATAGAGcagagtggggagtgggagacacagTCAGCGTCTCTCACCACCCCTGACCCCCTCTGTCCCCCTTCACCCCCTGACCCCCTCTGTCCCCCTTCACCCCCTGACCCCCTCTGTCCCCCTTCACCCTCTGACCCCCTCTGTCCCCCTTCACCCCCTGACcccctttgtccccttcaccccctgaccccctctgtcccccttcaccccataacccaccctatcccccttcaccccactgacctgcactgaccccttcaaTCCCTGACCCTGCCCTGTCCCCTTTCAGCCCCCTTAACCCCTCtgaccctttcacctcctgacctgccctctcccccttcaccccgccacgccctctcccccttcaccccgccacgccctctcccccttcacccccaccacgccctctcccccttcacccccaccacgccctctcccccttcaccccgccacgccctctcccccttcaccccgcCACGCCCTCTCCCCCTTCGCCCCCGCCACGCCCTCTCCCCCTTCGCCCCGCCACGCCCTCTCCCCCTTCGCCCCCGCCACGCCCTCTCCCCCTTCGCCCCTGCCACGCCCTCTCCCCCTTCGCCCCCGACACGCCCTCTCCCCCTTCGCCCCCGCCACGCCCTCTCCCCCTTCGCCACGCCCTCTCCCCCTTCGCCACGCCCTCTCCCCCTTCGCCACGCCCTCTCCCCCTtcgccccgccctctcccccttcgCCGCGCCCTCTCCCCCTTCGCCCCCGCCATGCCCTCTCCCCCTTCGCCCCCGCCACGCCCTCTCCCCCTtcgccccgccctctcccccttcgccccgccctctcccccttcgccccgccctctcccccttcgCCACGCCCTCTCCCCCTTCGCCCCGCCACGCCCTCTCCCCCTTCGCCCCGACACGCCCTCTCCCCCTTCGCCCCGACACGCCCTCTCCCCCTTCGCCCCGCCACGCCCTCTCCCCCTTCGCCCCGACacgccctctcccccttcccccccccgacacgccctctcccccttcccccccccgacacgccctctcccccttccccccccgacacgccctctcccccttcccccccgacacgccctctcccccttccccccccgacacgccctctcccccttcccccccccgacacgccctctccccttctcccccttcacaccccaccccccccccaacacattcTCTCCCCCTTCATCCCCCGACACGCCCTCTCCTCCTTGGCACGAATTATTTATCTTTGTCACTTTCTCCATTCCAGCGAATAGCCTTCACCTGACACCTGGATGACGGTTTTACATCAGCTCCTTTGCGCAGATCCAAACTACTGGTTGTATATTAGCTTTCActcttccctccaccccaacaATTTTTCCATTGTTTACTGCTGAGCAGGGGACTGGAATCTGTAGATCCTAAATTTGCATGTTTTAGAATTGAATTGATGTCTGACAAAGGCTCTTGTACGTTAAGAAGTGGGTTAATCTCCTCAGCTCAGCTGACAGAAGTCAGTGACAATTTCTATTTTCTATGTCTGCCTATGTGTGTCATTTATCTGCAGATGCAGAACAATTTACAGCTTGGATTTGTCGCACTGCACACATTAAAGACCTTTAAAACTGACACCTAATGTGTTAACCATGTAAACTTTGATCTAACCCATAATGTGCTTTCAGAAGGTCATTTTTTAACATTCTGCATGTTAACAACACTAACTGCTGTGTCCTCCCTTTGTCCCATCTCTTGTCTGTTTTTCtgtcacccccctctctctctgtggttcgcccccctctctctctgtggttccccccctctctctctgtggttccccccctctctctctgtggttccccccccaccccatctctctctctatggttccccccccaccccgtctctctccctctggttcctcccccgtctctctctggggttcccccttctctctctctctctctctctctttctctccctctgtgctcccCCCACTCTTTCTCGTTCTCGCTGGGTTCTCTCCCCTCCACTGTCTCCCTTTGCCTCTGTTCTCTGCATCTGtctgtgatttctctctctctcgcggctgCCCCCTCTcgttctgtccctctctctcgctctctgtctccattgAAAGGCTGCTCAGGCGTTCCTGGGATACCAGAGGTACCGTCTGGGGGCCGACTCTGCCCTTTTCTCGCAGGACTACACGGATCCGAGCCAGGACCCCTCAGCCCCTTACACCCCGTACATCTCCGGTGATGAAATGGAAGTCCCAGGGTCTTACCAGCAACCCCTCTCGACAGGCGCCTACACCAGCAGCTCGGAGGGATATCAGACCCAGGACTACTGAGCACTCTGAGGGTGAGCAAACTGACAGCCAGGAGAGAGTAAAACAGAAATGAGAATCCCTCGCAGAGAATCTTTACACATTTTACTGGGCAACCCTTGGTTTAAACAAGAGAAAACTCTGACAAACCAGAAGTGTGCATCATCACTTTGTTTGAAGTTACATTGTCTTTGGGTCAGAGTTTAATATCCTTCAGTTTGAGCCGCACTTTGTAACTCCTGCAGATCCTCAAAGTGGATATAAAATACCTGATTTCTTAGTCGTCTGTTCTCTAAGACCCGGATCAGTTGAGTGCAGGTCATTTTTGATGCaatggtttatatatatatatatgtatatatttattttaattaaaggTTTATTTATTGACTTGTGAAGGCGGTCGGTCACTTAAAGCTTGTCTCCTCTCCCGACACCTTCACGCAAGGATTTCCCACAatcgtgcccccccccccacccccaacccccctcctccgCAACAGAGGGTacgtctgtccctccctcccactccctccctaagCATCAGGATCTGTTCAAAACGCACACGTGCACAGGGTGTTTACACACCGGGCTGGGAGGAGGGGAGCAAAGGTGTGAATCCGAAATCCAGATGCCCACTGACACTGAGGTGAGAGactgcggggtgggggtggtgggagaaagAGCCTGGAGTTGTTAAACGTGCTTCATTGGTTGGTGTTTgacaggggttggtgggggaggggagcaggagagagagtttggggtgaAGGAAACCTATTCTCACTTATTTAAAAGCACAAAAATAACATGCAAACCATTTTATTTTTGGAGGGGGccaggtgaggggagagaagcaCAGAGGTTTCTCTCCACTGGAACAGTGTTTCCTATGTCCCAGCTGTTTTAAACGTTGCAAACCtagaggaggggttggggggtggttgctGCCAGGGGTCATGGGCGTGCACCGGACGTGGCAGGGGTCATGGGCGTGCATCGGACGTGGCAGGGGTCATGGGCGTGCACCGGACGTGGCGGGGGTCATGGGCGTGCACCGGATGTGGCGGGGGTCATGGGCGTGCACCGGACGTGGCGGGGTCATGGGCGTGCACCGGACGTGGCGGGGGTCATGGGCGTGCACCGGACGTGGCGGGGGTCATGGGCGTGCACTGGACGTGGCAGGGGTCATGGGCGTGCACTGGACGTGGCGGGGGTCACGGGCGTGCACTGGACGTGGCGGGGTCACGGGCGTACACTGGACGTGGCGGGGGTCACGGGCGTGCACTGGACGTGGCGGGGGTCACGGGCGTGCACTGGacgtggtggaggtcatgggcgTGCACCGGacgtggcagaggtcatgggcgTGCACCGGACGTGGCATGGTGGTCGCGTAAGGGAATTTTCACCTCTATCATGACACAGTGTCTGGGTGGCGGTGCAGGGTGGGGCAACACTTCGAGTTTAATTTGTTTCTCCCCCCTACCACTCCTTGTatgatttctgtgtgtgtgtgagagagagagagtgtgtgtgtgagagagagaaagtgtgtgtgtgtgtgtgtgagagagagaaagtgtgtgtgtgtgtgtgtgagagaaagtgtgtgtgtgagagagaaagtgtgcgtgtgtgtgtgagagagagaaagagtgattgtgtgagagagaaacagtgtgtgtgtctgagagagagaaagagagtgtgtgtgtgagagagaaagtgtgtgtgtgtgtgagagagaaagtgtgtgtgtgagagaaagtgtgtgtgtgtgtgagagagaaagtgtgtgtgtgtgtgtgagagaaagtgtgtgtgtgtgtgtgagagagaaagtgtgtgtgtgtgtgtgtgagagaaagtgtgtgtgtgtgagagagaaagtgtgtgtgtgtgagagagaaagtgtgtgtgtgtgagagagaaagtgtgtgtgtgtgagagagaaagtgtgtgtgtgtgagagagaaagtgtgtgtgtgtgagagagaaagtgtgtgtgtgtgagagagaaagtgtgtgtgtgtgagagagaaagtgtgtgtgtgtgagagagaaagtgtgtgtgtgtgagagagaaagtgtgcgtgtgtgagagagagaaagtgtgcgtgtgtgagagagagaaagtgtgtgcgtgtgtgagagagaaagtgtgtgtgtgtgtgtgagagagaaagtgtgtgtgtgtgagagagaaagtgtgtgtgtgtgagagagagaaagtgtgtgtgtgtgagagagagaaagtgtgtgtgtgtgtgagagagagaaagtgtgtgtgtgtgagagagagaaagtgtgtgtgtgtgagagagagaaagtgtgtgtgtgtgagagagagaaagtgtgtgtgtgtgagagagagaaagtgtgtgtgtgtgagagagagaaagtgtgtgtgtgtgagagagagaaagtgtgtgtgtgtgtgagagagaaagtgtgtgtgtgagagagagaaagtgtgtgtgtgtgtgagagaaagtgtgtgtgtgtgagagagaatgtgtgtgtgtgtgtcagagaaaatgtgtgtgtgtgtgagagaaagtgtgtgtgtgtgagagaaagtgtgtgtgtgtgagagaaagtgtgtgtgtgtgagagaaagtgtgtgtgtgtgagagaaagtgtgtgtgtgtgagagaaagtgtgtgtgtgagagaaagtgtgtgtgtgtgagagaaagtgtgtgtgtgtgagagaaagtgtgtgtgtgtgagagaaagtgtgtgtgtgtgagagaaagtgtgtgtgagagagaaagtgtgtgtgtgtgtgagagagaaagtgtgtgtgtgtgtgagagagagtgtgtgtgtgtgtgagagagagtgtgtgtgtgtgtgtgagagagagtgtgtgtgtgtgtgagagagaaagtgtgtgtgtgtgtgagagagaaagtgtgtgtgtgtgtgagagagaaagtgtgtgtgtgtgtgagagagaaagtgtgtgtgtgtgtgagagagaaagtgtgtgtgtgtgagagagaaagtgtgtgtgtgtgagagagaaagtgtgtgtgtgtgtgagagaaagtgtgtgtgtgtgagagagaaagtgtgtgtgtgtgtgtgagagagaaagtgtgtgtgtgtgtgtgagagagaaagtgtgtgtgtgtgtgtgagagagaaagtgtgtgtgtgtgagagagaaagtgtgtgtgtgtgagagagaaagtgtgtgtgtgtgagagagaaagtgtgtgtgtgtgagagagaaagtgtgtgtgtgtgagagagagaaagtgtgtgtgtgtgtgtgagagaaagtgtgtgtgtgtgtgtgagagaaagtgtgtgtgtgtgagagagagaaagtgtgtgtgtgt
The Carcharodon carcharias isolate sCarCar2 chromosome 31, sCarCar2.pri, whole genome shotgun sequence DNA segment above includes these coding regions:
- the LOC121271675 gene encoding synaptogyrin-1-like isoform X1 produces the protein METAAAYGAGRAGGAFDPLTFIKQPQTIVRAVSWLFSIVVFGSIVNEGYMNRPTEVEQHCIFNRNPNACNYGITIGVLAFFGCMAFLALDAYFPQISSVKDRKKVVLGDIGFSALWSFLWFVGFCFLTNQWQATDLEADDPLKEGADAARAAITFTFFSIFTWGYLVLFAMDRLKDITFTEEYNKLFPTQSTPPLA
- the LOC121271675 gene encoding synaptogyrin-1-like isoform X2, encoding METAAAYGAGRAGGAFDPLTFIKQPQTIVRAVSWLFSIVVFGSIVNEGYMNRPTEVEQHCIFNRNPNACNYGITIGVLAFFGCMAFLALDAYFPQISSVKDRKKVVLGDIGFSALWSFLWFVGFCFLTNQWQATDLEADDPLKEGADAARAAITFTFFSIFTWAAQAFLGYQRYRLGADSALFSQDYTDPSQDPSAPYTPYISGDEMEVPGSYQQPLSTGAYTSSSEGYQTQDY